One window from the genome of Eucalyptus grandis isolate ANBG69807.140 chromosome 7, ASM1654582v1, whole genome shotgun sequence encodes:
- the LOC120296044 gene encoding acetyl-CoA-benzylalcohol acetyltransferase-like, which yields MKVEIQWKKLVKPSVPTPSDQRKWKLTSIDELQMPNYVGVIFYYRDNAGNLGVNISQRLHQMEESLSKTLILFYPMAGRYIEDDDGCFIDCNDLGVEFVHAKVDGQIDQLLHRDPDMDLLEYLSQFPNNLVGNPLVVIQVNTFKCGGIAIGLRSTHRIGDGCTMATFVNSWATACRGNVDVTVCPSFELSSLFPMKVSAVANWPPPRSAGSKEFTVSRFRFSGDAVSKLRALARDDAKDSMANNFQPSRVEVVSALISKALVKIDRCGQGEERPIAVYMTFNLRDKVKLKIPANSCGNFFSMISGRSDQPTASKRNPKFSEMLNIIRNMISDAKTKYATIVNKQEFCSTVGNSIAEFVKVASSNEVYTIFFSSLCRFGLYEIDFGWGRPVLVSNISLNLRSVFLIDDEEGKGIDAWTTTTGDEMILLKQDPDILAFTS from the coding sequence ATGAAGGTGGAAATACAGTGGAAGAAGCTGGTCAAGCCGTCAGTGCCGACACCGAGCGACCAGCGAAAATGGAAGCTAACATCAATAGATGAGCTTCAGATGCCAAATTATGTGGGCGTTATCTTCTACTATAGAGACAATGCCGGGAACCTCGGAGTCAATATCTCTCAAAGGCTTCACCAGATGGAGGAGTCACTTTCCAAAACTCTAATTCTCTTTTATCCTATGGCAGGGAGATATATCGAGGATGACGATGGTTGTTTTATCGACTGTAACGACCTTGGAGTGGAGTTCGTCCATGCCAAAGTGGATGGCCAGATTGATCAGCTTCTCCATAGAGACCCTGACATGGATTTGCTCGAATATTTGTCACAATTCCCGAACAACCTAGTAGGCAATCCACTAGTGGTGATTCAAGTGAATACGTTCAAGTGCGGCGGCATAGCAATTGGCTTGCGCTCTACACACAGGATCGGCGACGGGTGCACCATGGCCACATTCGTTAATTCGTGGGCCACCGCTTGCCGAGGTAACGTAGATGTTACAGTCTGTCCAAGTTTCGAGTTGTCGTCTCTATTCCCAATGAAAGTGTCGGCCGTTGCGAATTGGCCTCCGCCACGGAGTGCTGGCAGCAAGGAATTCACGGTGTCTAGGTTCAGGTTCAGCGGTGATGCTGTATCGAAGCTGAGAGCCCTAGCAAGGGATGATGCAAAGGATTCAATGGCCAACAACTTCCAGCCTTCGAGGGTGGAGGTTGTTTCGGCACTAATAAGTAAGGCTCTCGTCAAGATTGATCGATGTGGACAGGGCGAAGAAAGGCCTATCGCAGTTTATATGACGTTTAACTTGCGCGATAAAGTCAAACTAAAGATACCCGCAAATTCTTGTGGCAATTTCTTCAGCATGATTTCTGGGCGCTCCGATCAACCCACGGCCAGCAAAAGGAATCCGAAGTTCAGTGAGATGCTGAATATAATCCGCAATATGATATCGGACGCTAAAACAAAATATGCAACAATAGTAAACAAGCAGGAGTTTTGCTCGACGGTGGGGAATTCTATAGCCGAATTTGTCAAAGTCGCGTCCTCAAACGAGGTGTATACGATATTTTTTAGTAGCTTGTGCCGTTTTGGGCTATATGAGATTGACTTCGGGTGGGGAAGGCCGGTTCTCGTCAGCAACATATCATTGAATCTCAGATCGGTCTTTCTTATCGACGATGAAGAGGGCAAAGGAATTGATGCATGGACAACCACCACTGGAGATGAGATGATTCTTCTAAAACAAGATCCGGATATACTGGCATTCACTTCCTAG